A genomic region of Lycorma delicatula isolate Av1 chromosome 4, ASM4794821v1, whole genome shotgun sequence contains the following coding sequences:
- the LOC142323704 gene encoding putative peptidyl-tRNA hydrolase PTRHD1 isoform X2 encodes MCINIKKIMGEPVNKTSDPVVQYIIIRTDLKSSLKWSYGAIMAQACHASVAAIHTFYSDEHTQAYLNNLEHMHKIILQVPDDESLQKIHDELKSNTIDFYQWLEKPDDINTCVALRPYPKSAVENYFKNLKLFRN; translated from the exons ATGTG cattaatataaagaaaattatgggTGAACCAGTAAATAAAACTTCAGACCCAGTCGTTCAGTACATAATTATAAGAACAgatttaaaatcatcattaaaatGGTCATATGGTGCGATAATGGCTCAAGCCTGCCATGCTAGTGTTGCTgcaattcatacattttattcAGATGAACATACTCAGGCTTATCTAAACAATCTTGAACACATGCACAAAATTATTTTGCag gtaccAGATGATGAATCACTTCAGAAGATACATGATGAACTAAAAAGTAATACTATTGATTTTTATCAGTGGTTAGAAAAACCAGATGATATAAATACATGTGTTGCATTACGACCTTATCCTAAATCagctgttgaaaattattttaaaaatctaaaattgtttagaaattga
- the LOC142323704 gene encoding putative peptidyl-tRNA hydrolase PTRHD1 isoform X1 → MLLPLVNRARIFIFFKQSLFSAYYTRRYICFSINIKKIMGEPVNKTSDPVVQYIIIRTDLKSSLKWSYGAIMAQACHASVAAIHTFYSDEHTQAYLNNLEHMHKIILQVPDDESLQKIHDELKSNTIDFYQWLEKPDDINTCVALRPYPKSAVENYFKNLKLFRN, encoded by the exons atgttattaccACTAGTAAACAGAGctaggatatttattttttttaaacaaagcttATTTTCAGCTTACTATACACGAAGATATATCTGTTTTAG cattaatataaagaaaattatgggTGAACCAGTAAATAAAACTTCAGACCCAGTCGTTCAGTACATAATTATAAGAACAgatttaaaatcatcattaaaatGGTCATATGGTGCGATAATGGCTCAAGCCTGCCATGCTAGTGTTGCTgcaattcatacattttattcAGATGAACATACTCAGGCTTATCTAAACAATCTTGAACACATGCACAAAATTATTTTGCag gtaccAGATGATGAATCACTTCAGAAGATACATGATGAACTAAAAAGTAATACTATTGATTTTTATCAGTGGTTAGAAAAACCAGATGATATAAATACATGTGTTGCATTACGACCTTATCCTAAATCagctgttgaaaattattttaaaaatctaaaattgtttagaaattga
- the LOC142323704 gene encoding putative peptidyl-tRNA hydrolase PTRHD1 isoform X3 — protein MGEPVNKTSDPVVQYIIIRTDLKSSLKWSYGAIMAQACHASVAAIHTFYSDEHTQAYLNNLEHMHKIILQVPDDESLQKIHDELKSNTIDFYQWLEKPDDINTCVALRPYPKSAVENYFKNLKLFRN, from the exons atgggTGAACCAGTAAATAAAACTTCAGACCCAGTCGTTCAGTACATAATTATAAGAACAgatttaaaatcatcattaaaatGGTCATATGGTGCGATAATGGCTCAAGCCTGCCATGCTAGTGTTGCTgcaattcatacattttattcAGATGAACATACTCAGGCTTATCTAAACAATCTTGAACACATGCACAAAATTATTTTGCag gtaccAGATGATGAATCACTTCAGAAGATACATGATGAACTAAAAAGTAATACTATTGATTTTTATCAGTGGTTAGAAAAACCAGATGATATAAATACATGTGTTGCATTACGACCTTATCCTAAATCagctgttgaaaattattttaaaaatctaaaattgtttagaaattga
- the LOC142323706 gene encoding uncharacterized protein LOC142323706 produces MEQKVNTTGSSKDISSLLSVITSTECGTQTEISYMDGLSHSKTETIIASNTESLVLESPGPSNLVQVDAVHPLFNGCRYKTRSVGTSTEEDKNDLYYCPECKTFILKENICLKMHFQRPHEPYNNCIYCKEPVYFYICGNERLFYHICHNSFNNESNLLCETSSLSEYNNNNNNNENFEKKVINK; encoded by the coding sequence atggaacaaaaagttaatactacaGGATCTTCAAAAGATATTTCTTCACTTTTATCAGTTATAACTTCAACTGAATGCGGTACACAAACTGAAATATCATATATGGATGGTTTATCACATTCAAAAACAGAAACAATAATTGCATCAAATACTGAAAGTTTAGTTTTAGAATCACCTGGCCCATCCAATCTTGTACAGGTAGATGCTGTACATCCACTATTTAATGGTTGTAGATATAAAACGCGTTCTGTTGGTACATCAACAGAagaggataaaaatgatttatattactGTCCAGAGTGCaagacatttattttaaaagaaaatatttgtttaaaaatgcattttcaaaGGCCTCATGAACCatacaataattgtatttattgtaaagaaccagtttatttctatatatgtggtAACGAGCGTTTATTTTACCATATATGTCATAATTCTTTCAATAATGAATCTAATTTGTTATGTGAAACATCTTCTTTAtcagagtataataataataataacaataatgaaaattttgagaaaaaagttattaacaaataG